A single window of Gammaproteobacteria bacterium DNA harbors:
- the cadA gene encoding cadmium-translocating P-type ATPase has product MAEKLKLDLSLVLPDVPDERDACVGRLTELLQAEGLEKVHLAREDGSARLCLHYDPERFSVSRVRELAQAAGAKLGNRYRHASLRIDGMDCPTCATVIEHALQRTDGVLEASVSYTAERLRLEFDNEKIERPAIVGRIRALGYAVLEEGREAGWFAEHRELIFSGVAGLLLLAGWLAGRAEAPRILSLGLLLGAYAAGGFYTLRDAWQSVRSRRFDIDTLMIVAAAGAAALGAWEEGALLLFLFSLGHVLEHMAMDRARKAIEALAELAPKTAVVQRDGAEIEVRVEELLRGDRAIVKPGQRIPADGQVATGNSAVDQSPVTGESMPVDKQPGDKVFAGTVNGEGVLMIEVTKLAQESTLARMVTMVAEAQTQKSPTQRFTDRFERIFVPAVLVGAALLIALPPLLGFPFAESFYRAMAVLVAASPCALAIATPSAVLSGIARAARGGVLIKGGVHLENLGVLTAIAFDKTGTLTVGRPKVTDVVAVIGDEAGLLTVAAAVESRSAHPLAQAVVTAAKERGLSWGEAGEIEAVTGRGVRAEFDGQKIAIGNARLFDGEPIPKVVQQHALRLQTKGKSIMLIQADGQFLGVVGLADTPRAGVKQVLERLHRTGIRKTIMLTGDNERVGRAIADAVGLDEVKAGLLPEDKVKAMEELGQRYGQVAMVGDGVNDAPAMARATVGIAMGGAGTDVALETADVALMADDLSRLPFAVALSRASRRIIRQNLYVSLGVVALLIPATLFGWAGIGVAVLIHEGSTLVVVLNALRLLAYR; this is encoded by the coding sequence ATGGCCGAAAAACTTAAACTGGATTTGTCCCTGGTCTTGCCGGATGTTCCCGACGAGCGCGACGCCTGCGTGGGGCGGCTGACGGAACTGCTGCAAGCCGAAGGACTGGAAAAGGTGCACTTGGCCCGCGAAGACGGCAGCGCCCGCCTGTGCTTGCACTACGACCCGGAACGGTTCAGCGTGAGCCGGGTGCGCGAGCTGGCGCAAGCGGCCGGAGCCAAGCTCGGCAACCGCTATCGTCATGCGAGCCTGCGCATCGACGGCATGGATTGCCCCACCTGCGCCACGGTGATCGAACACGCGCTGCAACGCACGGATGGCGTGCTGGAAGCGTCGGTGAGCTACACCGCGGAACGGCTGCGCTTGGAATTCGACAACGAGAAAATTGAGCGCCCGGCGATTGTCGGCCGCATCCGGGCGCTCGGCTATGCCGTGCTGGAGGAAGGCCGCGAGGCGGGATGGTTCGCCGAGCATCGCGAGCTTATTTTTAGCGGAGTAGCCGGCTTGCTGTTGCTGGCCGGCTGGCTGGCGGGTCGCGCCGAGGCACCGCGCATCCTCTCGCTTGGGCTATTGCTGGGCGCGTACGCGGCCGGCGGTTTCTACACGCTGCGCGACGCCTGGCAGAGTGTGCGCAGCCGCCGCTTCGACATCGACACCCTGATGATCGTCGCGGCGGCCGGGGCGGCGGCGCTCGGCGCCTGGGAAGAAGGCGCGCTGCTGCTGTTCCTGTTCAGCCTGGGCCATGTGCTGGAGCACATGGCCATGGACCGCGCGCGCAAGGCCATCGAGGCGCTGGCGGAACTGGCGCCCAAGACCGCCGTCGTGCAGCGCGATGGCGCGGAGATCGAGGTACGTGTCGAAGAGTTGCTGCGTGGCGACCGGGCGATCGTCAAGCCCGGTCAGCGCATCCCCGCCGATGGCCAGGTGGCGACTGGCAACTCGGCGGTGGACCAGTCGCCGGTCACCGGCGAATCCATGCCGGTGGACAAACAGCCTGGCGACAAGGTATTCGCCGGCACGGTCAACGGCGAAGGCGTGTTGATGATCGAAGTGACCAAGCTGGCGCAGGAGAGCACGCTGGCGCGCATGGTAACGATGGTGGCCGAGGCGCAGACGCAGAAATCCCCCACCCAGCGCTTCACCGACCGCTTCGAGCGGATCTTCGTGCCGGCCGTGCTGGTGGGCGCCGCGTTGCTCATCGCGCTGCCGCCGCTGCTCGGCTTTCCGTTCGCCGAATCTTTTTACCGCGCCATGGCGGTGCTGGTGGCGGCGTCGCCGTGCGCGCTCGCCATCGCCACGCCGTCGGCGGTGCTGTCCGGCATCGCGCGCGCCGCGCGCGGCGGCGTGCTGATCAAGGGCGGCGTGCATCTGGAAAATCTCGGCGTGCTCACGGCCATCGCCTTCGACAAGACCGGCACCTTGACCGTCGGCAGACCTAAGGTGACTGACGTCGTCGCCGTCATCGGAGACGAGGCAGGTCTGCTGACCGTTGCCGCCGCCGTGGAAAGCCGCAGCGCGCATCCGCTGGCGCAGGCGGTGGTGACGGCGGCGAAGGAGCGCGGTTTAAGCTGGGGCGAGGCCGGGGAGATCGAAGCCGTGACCGGAAGAGGCGTGCGCGCCGAATTCGACGGGCAAAAAATCGCCATCGGCAACGCCAGGCTGTTTGACGGCGAACCCATCCCCAAAGTGGTTCAGCAGCACGCATTGCGCCTCCAGACCAAAGGCAAAAGCATCATGCTCATCCAGGCCGACGGGCAGTTCCTCGGCGTCGTGGGCCTGGCCGATACCCCGCGCGCCGGGGTGAAGCAGGTACTGGAACGCCTGCACCGGACCGGCATCCGCAAAACCATCATGCTCACCGGCGACAACGAACGCGTGGGCCGCGCCATCGCCGACGCGGTGGGCCTGGACGAAGTGAAAGCGGGGCTGTTGCCGGAAGACAAGGTCAAGGCCATGGAAGAACTCGGGCAGCGCTACGGCCAGGTGGCCATGGTCGGCGACGGCGTCAACGACGCCCCGGCCATGGCGCGCGCCACGGTCGGCATCGCCATGGGTGGCGCCGGCACCGACGTGGCGCTGGAAACCGCGGACGTGGCGTTGATGGCCGATGATCTCTCCAGGCTGCCCTTTGCCGTGGCCCTGAGCCGCGCATCGCGGCGCATCATCCGGCAGAATTTGTATGTGTCGCTGGGCGTGGTGGCCTTGCTGATTCCCGCGACGCTGTTCGGCTGGGCGGGGATCGGCGTGGCGGTGCTGATCCACGAGGGCTCGACGCTCGTCGTGGTGCTGAACGCGCTGAGATTGCTGGCCTATCGTTGA
- a CDS encoding zinc-ribbon domain-containing protein, with protein MGFFERMLGNLMGGRYGGHHGGYQGGHRGGSKHGGYQGYPQDTGPGGGNPGNPCPKCGSANANEARFCQQCGASLSPGKCSGCGAELPAGTKFCSQCGKPQQ; from the coding sequence ATGGGATTCTTCGAACGAATGTTGGGCAATTTGATGGGCGGCAGATATGGAGGCCACCACGGCGGCTATCAGGGCGGTCATCGTGGCGGTTCCAAACATGGCGGCTATCAAGGATATCCGCAGGACACTGGCCCAGGTGGGGGCAATCCCGGCAATCCTTGCCCCAAGTGCGGCAGCGCCAATGCGAACGAAGCGCGCTTCTGCCAGCAATGCGGCGCTTCCCTGTCGCCCGGTAAATGTTCCGGCTGCGGCGCGGAACTGCCAGCAGGCACCAAGTTTTGCAGCCAGTGCGGCAAACCCCAGCAGTAA